TCGGGCAGGCCTGACATGGCGAAAATCGTGGCCATGGAGGTCCGGGACGTCCGCTTCCCGACGTCGCGCGACCTCGACGGTTCGGACGCGATGAACCCGGACCCGGACTATTCGGCGGCTTATGTCGAGCTGCACACCGACGCCGGACCGGACGGGTACGGTCTCGCCTTCACCATCGGCCGCGGCAACGACGTGCAGGCCGCCGCGATCCGCGCGCTCGCGCCGCACGTCGTCGGCCGCGAGGTGCCCGAGGACGCGGAAGCGCTCGGCGCGCTCTCGCGGGCTCTGGTCGGCGACTCGCAATTCCGTTGGCTGGGACCGGAAAAAGGCGTGGCGCACATGGCGATCGGCGCGATCGTCAACGCCGCGTGGGACCTCGCCGCGCGCCGCGCCGGACTGCCGCTGTGGAAGTTCGCGTCGCGGATGACGCCCGAGGAGCTGGTGTCCCTTGTGGACTTCCGCTACCTTTCCGACGCGCTGACCGAACAGGAAGCGCTCGACATTCTGCGCGCTGCTGAACCCGGCCGGGCCGAGCGGACCGCTCGGCTCGAAGCGGAGGGCTACCGCGCGTACAGCACGTCGGCGGGCTGGCTCGGCTACTCCGACGCGAAACTGGTGCGGCTGGCGGAACAGGCGGTCGCGGACGGTTTCGAGATGATCAAGCTGAAGGTCGGCGGGAATCTCGAGGGCGATGTCCGGCGGATGAAGCTGGCTCGCGAGACTGTGGGCGCGGACATCCGGATCGCGGTCGACGCGAACCAGCGCTGGGACGTCGCGACGGCAGTGTCGTGGATGACCGCGCTGGCCCCGTTCGATCCATATTGGATTGAAGAACCGACCTCGCCGGATGACGTCCTCGGCCACGCGGCCATCGCGAAGGCGCTCGCACCGATCAAGGTCGCCACCGGCGAACACGTGCAGAACCGCGTGGTGTTCAAGCAATTGCTGCAGGCCAGTGCGATCGATGTGCTGCAGCTGGACGCTGCCCGCGTCGGAGGCGTGAACGAGAACCTCGCGATTCTGTTGCTGGCAGCAAAATTCGGTGTTCCGGTGTGTCCGCACGCCGGCGGGGTCGGACTGTGCGAGCTGGTGCGGCATCTGTCCATGTTCGACTTCGTGGCAGTGTCCGGTTCGGACAGCGACCGCTCCATCGAATGGGTCGACCACCTGCACGACCACTTCACCGACCCGGCTGTCGTGCGCGACGGCCGCTACCTCGCTCCGACCGCACCGGGCTTTTCCGCGCGCATGCATGACGCTACGCTGCGCCGGTTCAGCTTCCCGGACGGTCCTGAATGGACGGAGAACGCGCAGTGAGCGAATTCGACGGCCTGGTCGCCGCGGTCACCGGCGGCGCTTCGGGAATCGGCCTGGCCACGGCGAACCTGCTGGCCCAGCGCGGCGCGCGGGTGACCGTGCTCGACCTCAAAACCGACGAGGTGCCCGAGCCGCTGGCCGGATTCCGCTGCGACGTGACGTCCGACGCCGAGGTCCGCGCCGCCATCGACGCGGTGGCCGAGCGCTTCGGAAGGCTCGACATCCTGGTCAACAACGCGGGCATCGGCGCGCAGGGCGACGTCACCGCGAACGACGACGACGAATGGCATCGCGCGTACGACGTGAACGTCGTCGGCATGGTGCGCACGGCACGCGCTGCCTTGCCGCACTTGAAAAACTCGCCTGCCGCGGCGGTCGTGAACACCTGCTCGATCGCCGCCTGGGCCGGGCTGCCCGCACGGGCGCTGTACTCGGCCACGAAGGGCGCGGTGCTGTCGCTGACCCTCGCGATGGCCACCGATCACCTGCCGGACCGGATCCGCGTCAACTGCGTGTGCCCCGGCACCGCGGACACCCCGTGGGTCGGCAGGCTGCTCGACACCGCCGCGGACCCCTCGGCGGAGCGGAAGGCGCTCGCCGCCCGCCAGCCGATGGGGAGGCTGGTCACCGCGGACGAGGTCGCGAACGCGATCGCGTACCTGGCCAGCCCGCTCTCGGCATCGACTACCGGCACCGCGCTCGCGGTGGACGGCGGCATGTACGGCCTGCGCCCGCGCGGACCCGTGCAGAACTGATCTGCTCAGCCAAGAAGGCCTGTCATCAAGGAGGATGCGGTGCGTACGAAGGTGATCCGGCTGGCCGCCGCGGTGGCCGCCTGCGGTTTGGTGCTCGGTGCGTGCGGGTCCACTAAGGACAAACCGGCGGCCGCGGCCAGCGGCGGCGGCACCGGCAAAGTGGGGGCGACGCTGCCCCTGCTGACCTCGCCGTTCTGGCAGGCCTACAACAAATACGTGCCGCAGATGGCCAAGGAGCAGGGCCTCGACGCGCTGCCCACGGTGAACGCCGACAGCGATCCGGCGAAGCTCATCACCGACATCGGCACGCTGCTCAGCCAGGGCGTGAAGGGGCTCGTCGTCACGCCGCTCGACTCGGCCGCGGTCGTCGCCGGGCTGAAGCAGGCCGAAAACAAGGGCGTTCCGGTGGTCGCGGTGGACGTCGCGCCGGAAAGCGGCAAGGTCGCGATGGTGGTGCGCGCGGACAACAAGGCGTACGGGACCAAGGCGTGCGAGGAAATCGGCAAGCGCGTGAAGAGCGGCAAGGTCGTGCAGGTGATGGGCGACCTCGCGTCGGTCAACGGCCGCGACCGGTCGGCGGCGTTCCGCGAGTGCATGAAGCAGAAGTACCCGGACGTCAAGGTGCTCGAGGTCGCCGCCGAGTGGAAGGCGGACAAGGCGTCGTCCGGTTTGGACAGCCTGCTGACCGCGAACCCGGACATCAAGGGCGTGTACATGCAGGCGGGCGGCGTCTACCTCGCGCCGACCGAACAGGCGCTCAAGCGCAAGAACCTGTTCTTCCCGGTCGGCGACCCGAAGCACGTGGTGCTGGTGAGCAACGACGGCATCCCGCAGGAACTCGCCGCGATCCGCAACGGCGAACTGGACGCGACGGTTTCGCAGCCCGCCGACGCCTACGCCAAGTACGGCATGTACTGGCTCAAGAAGGCGATGGCGGGCGAGACGTTCAAGCCCGGCCCGACCGACCACGACTCCACGATCGTCGAGATCAGCCCCGGCATCCTGGAAGACCAGCTGCCCGCGCCGGTCGTGACCAAGGACAACGTGGACGACAAAGCGTTGTGGGGTAACAACCTGTGAGCGCGCCGGTAGTGCAGGCGGACGGCGTCGGGAAGCGGTACGGGCCCACCGTCGCGCTGCACGACGTCAGCCTCACCGTGCGGCCCGGCGAGTCGCACGCGCTCGTCGGCCGCAACGGGGCGGGCAAGTCCACGCTGGTGTCCATCCTCACTGGACTGTCCGAAACGGACACCGGCAGCGTTTCCTTCGGCGGTGTACCGGCACCTTCCTTGTCCAAACAGGACGACTGGAAGGCGCGCGTCGCGTGCGTGTACCAGCACGCGATGGTCGTGCCGCAGCTGACGGTCGCGGAGAATCTGTTCCTGAACCGGCAGGCCCAGGGCGACTTCGCGATCGGCTGGAAGAAACTGCGCCGCCAGGCGCGAGAACTGTTGGACTCGTGGGACGTACAGGTCGATGTGGACACTCCGGCGGGCGATCTGTCCGTTGAGGACCGGCAGTTCGTCGAGATCGCTCGTGCGCTGAGTTACGGTGCCCGGTTCATCGTGCTGGACGAACCGACCGCGCAGCTGGACAGCCAGGCCATCGAGCGGCTTTTCGAGCGCATGCGGCAGATGCAGGAGAACGGCGTCACCTTCCTGTTCATTTCGCATCACCTGCACGAGGTTTACGAGGTGTGCCAAGCGGTTACCGTCCTGCGCGACGCTCGGCACGTGCTCACCGCGCCCGTGGAGGAGGTCAGCCGCGCGGCGCTGGTTGACGCGATGACAGGGGAGCAGGGCGGCCTGGCTGTGCGTGACGCAGCCACCCGCGACCCGCTCGCGGTGGACGCCGAAGAGGTGCTCGCCGTCGACGACTTGTCCGGCGACGGCTTCCACGACGTCTCCCTGCGAGTACACCGCGGCGAGGTCGTCGGGCTCGCGGGAAGCAACGCGAGCGGCAAACACCAGGTGGCCGAGACGGTCTACGGCCTGCGCAAACCCACCTCGGGAACCGTTGCGGTGGACGGAAAACGCCTGCCGGCCGGCGACATTCCCGCGGCTCTGCGCGCAGGCATCGGCTGCGTCCCCCGGGACCGGCACCACGAGGGCCTCGTGCTGGAACACTCCATTATGGACAACGCGACCCTGTCCGTGCTCGACCGGATGGGCCCCGGCGGCCTGGCGTCGCCGAAGGTACGCCGCGAACGCGGATCGCGCGCGTTGACCGACTACGACATCGTGGCGGCGAGCCCGGACCAGCCGGTTTCGGATCTGTCCGGCGGGAACCAGCAGAAAGTCGTGCTCGCGAGGGCACTGGAGAGCGACCCGCGCGTGGTGGTGCTGATCAATCCCACCGCCGGGGTGGATGTGAAGTCGAAGGAGGCCCTGCTCGCGGTCGTGGACCGGGTGCGGGCCGAGGGGAAGGCGGTGCTGCTCGTGAGCGACGAGCTGGACGACCTGCGCCTGGCCGACCGGGTGCTGGTCCTGCGCGCCGGCGAGGTGGCCGCCGTTCACCAGGCCGGCTGGTCCGACGGGGACCTGGTGGCGGATATCGAAGGAGTCGGGCTCCATGACTGACCTGATGAGCGACCCGCAGACGGCGCTGCCCGCGGTGCGCCCGAAGCGCCGGAAGTCGGCGTGGCTGCGCGAACTGGCGCTGCTGCCCGCGCTCGTGGTGGTGTTCGTGATCGGCGGGCTGATCAGCGACACGTTCTTCACCTTCGACAACATCATCAGCATTCTGTCCGCGGCGGCCGCGCTGTCGCTGGTCGTGCTGGGCGAATCGCTGGTGCTGCTGACCGGCAAGTTCGACCTGTCGCTGGAATCCACGATGGGCATCGCCCCCGCGATCGGCGCGATGCTGGTCATCCCCGCGGCGTCCTCCGGCTTCGGCACCGAATGGCCCTCGGCGCTCGGCCTGGTGGCGATCCCGGTGGTGGGCGCCTTGATCGGCTTCGTGAACGGCTTCCTGATCGTGAAGCTGAAGCTGAACGCGTTCATCGTGACCCTCGCGATGCTGACGGTCCTGCGCGGAACCCAGATCGGCACGACGAACGGCAAGACGCTGTTCGACCAGCTGGACGCGTTCACCGCCTTGGCGACAACGACGTTCGCCGGCCTGCCGATGTCAGTCTGGCTCGCGGCGGTGCTCTTCGTGGTGTTCGGGCTGGGCCTGCGCTACCACCGAGTCGGCCGCTCGCTGTACGCAATCGGCGGCAACCGCGAAGCCGCCCGGGCCGCGGGCATCCGGGTGGACCGAATCTCGTGGGTGGTCTTCGTGGTGGCCGGAGTCCTGGCTGCCATCGGCGGCCTGGCCTACACCGGCTACGTCGGCGCCCTGGGCGCCGACCAGGGCGACGGCTTGATCCTGCAGGTCTTCGCCGCGGCAGTCATCGGCGGCGTCTCCCTGGACGGCGGACGAGGCACGCTGGTCGGCGCGCTGACCGGGGTGCTGCTGCTGCAGTCGGTGGACAGCCTGCTGCGCATCGCCCAGGTCCCCGCGGAATGGCTCAAGGCGATTTACGGGGGGATTATTTTGATCGCCTTGATCATCAGCCGGTACGCCGGCGGAAAGCCCCAGACCTGATCGGTGGAGTTTCGGTGATCATCCGACCTTCTGTGCGCACGGGTTCGGGCTGGGGCTCGGGCGGGTTGACGGTCGGCCGGTGGACTGGCGGGGTTGCTCCGGGCGGCTTGGTCGGCCGATGGGTTGGCCCTGGTGGCCCTGGTGGGTCGTGGGCTGGTGCGGTGATTGGCCCGTCGGCTGGCGTGGTTGGTCCGGGTGGGTCGCGGGCCGGAGCGGTGGCTGGCCGATCGGCTGGTGCGGTCGGCTTGGGTGAGTCGTGGGCTGGTGCGGTGGTTGGCTGGTGGGCTGGCGTGGTTGGTCCGGGTGGGTTGTGGGCTGGCGCGGTCGGTCTGGACGGCTCGGTGTCCGATCCAGTGGATGCCATCGTGAGGAGGTCCGTGAAGAGCCCCGTCATCCCGCCAGCCTGCGGACGCGCGCTCTACGCTTCCACCGAGCGCGTGCGACGGGTCCTTTCGCCTCTCCGGGCGCGGCACTCGACGGCCCCCTCCGCACGATCGACGCGAAAGTCCCCCTCGCTCCAGCTATGTGCGAGGTGCGGGTCCCTTCGCTTCGAACGTCATGACGTGAAGGGCCCCTTCGCTCCAACCGGGCGGGCGCCAAAGTCCCTGTCCCGCCGATCGAGCGCCAGCGAGGGGCCCCTTCACTCCGATCACCAAGGAATGAGGGGACCCCTCACCACAACAAGTTCAGGAACCGTCGCGGCTGTCCGTTCAGGGCTGCCGTCGGTGTCGGTTCGGGGACAGTCGTGGTTGGCCGTTCGGGGGCTGCTGCCGGTGTCTGTTGGGGGACGGTCGCGGGTGTCCGTTCAGGGGCTGCCGTCGGTGTCGGTTCGGGGACAGTCGTGATTGTCCGCTCAGGAGCTGCTGCCGGTGTCTGTTGGGGGACGGTCGCGGGTGTCCGTTCAGGGGCTGCCGTCGCTGTCGGTTCGGAGACAGTCGTGATTGTCCGCTCAGGAGCTGCTGCCGGTGTCTGTTGGGGGACGGTCGCGGGTGTCCGTTCAGGGGCTGCCGTCGCTGTCGGTTCGGAGACAGTCGTGGTTGGCCGTTCAGGGGCTGCTGCCGGTATCCGTTCGGGGACGGTCGTGGTCGCCCGTTCAGGAACCGCGGCCGCTGTCCGCACAGAGTCCGCTGCCGATGTCCGCTCAGCAACCGTCGCGACTGCCCCCTGTGGGGCCGCCGCCGCGGTCCGGTCAGGGTCCGCCGTCGGTGTCCGCTTGGGAAGCGGCGTTGTTCAGTCAGGAGGCGGCGGGTTCGGCCTCATCGCCAGGCGCGTCGTCTTCAACCAGGGTGCTTCGCAGCCACTGCTCCACTCCGGCGACGTGCACCGTCGCCCACGAGCGGGCCAGTTCTGGTTCCCGCGCGGCGATCGCGTCGTAGATCGCGGCGTGTTGTTCCCTGGTTCGGGCCACCGCGCCTTCCTGGGTGAGGCCGCGCCAGATCCGGGCTCGCGCGGTCGGGCCGGAGAGGCTATCGAGCAGCGAGCACAGCACCGGATTGCCCGAGCCGTCCGCGATTTTGCGGTGGAACTGCAGGTCGTTGGCCACGAGCGCTTCGACGGTCGGCGATTCCTCCAGTTCGCCGAGCAGCGCGCCGAGTTCGGCGACGTCCTCGTCGCGCATGTGCAGCGCCGCCATCGCGGTGGCCGCTGGCTCCAGAATCCGCCGCACGGCAAGGAAATCGAGCACGGTGTCGTCGCGGTGGAAGTCGACGACGAAGGTCATCGCGTCGAGCAGCAGGTTCGGTTCCAGGCTGGTGACGTACGTGCCGTCGCCCTGGCGGACGTCCAGCACCCGGATCAGGCACAGCGCCTTCACCGCTTCCCTCAGCGAACTGCGGGAAAGCCCCAGCCGCTGCGCGAGCTCGGCCTCCTTGGGGAGCCGGTCGCCCGGGGCCAGCTCGCCCGAAATGATCATGTCCTTGATCTTGTCGATCGCGACATCGGTGACGGGCATCGGGACCGCCCTCCCTGCAGAGACCTCGGATGTTTACCCCCTACAGCGTGCCACGACTCCCGTCAGGAGGAACGATGACCCACGGCCCGGCGCCGCAAACGGTCGCCTTGCGCACCCGGCTCAAGCCCGGAACGGAGAAAATCTACGAGGAGGTGCACGCGGTGATCCCGCAGGACCTGGACGCCGCCCTGCGCCGCGCCGGCGTGCGGTCGTGGCGGATCTGGCGCGACGGTCTCGACCTGTTCCACTTCGTCGAGGTCGACGATTTCGAGCAAATGCGCGCGAAGCTCGCCGACGACCCGGCCGACATCGCGTGGCAGAAACGGATCAACGAACTGCTTGATCCCGACCATGCCGACGTCGCGCACGGCCTCGGGTTGGTATGGCAACTCCCGGCGGAGGCGTGACCGTGGACCTTCCTCCGCTGGGTCTCGGCGGCGCGCAGCTGGGCAACCTCTACCACGCGGTGCCGGACGAAACCGCCGCGGCGAGCGTGCGGCGGGCGTGGGACGAGGGGATCCGTTATTTCGACACCGCGCCGCACTACGGGCTCGGGCTGTCCGAACGTCGGCTCGGCGCTGCGCTGGCGGCGTATCCACGCGACGAATATGTCTTGTCCACAAAAGTCGGCCGAGTGCTGGAACCGCGCGCGGCGGCTCCCGGAGAACGCGACGACCAGGGCTTCGACGTCCCCGCGACTTACCGGCGCCGGTGGGATTTCAGCCGCGACGGGGTGTTGCGATCGCTGGAATCGAGCCTGAACTGGCTGGGTCTCGACCGCATCGATCTCGTGTACGTGCACGATCCGGACGATCATTTCGAAGAAGCGGTTTCGGGCGCGTTTCCGGCGTTGCTGGAGTTGCGGGAGCAGGGTGTCGTGCGGGCGATCGGAGCCGGGATGAACCAGGCGCCGATGCTGGCGGAATTCGTGCGCCGGTTCGATCTCGACCACGTCCTGATGGCCGGCCGCTACACCCTCCTGAACCAGCCGGCGTTGGACGAGCTGTTGCCGCTGTGCGTCGAACGCGGCGTCGGCGTGGTGGCGGGCGGGGTGTTCAACGGTGGAATCCTCGCCACTGAACAACCCGGTGCTATTTACGACTACGCGGCCGCGCCCGCGGAGCTCGTGGAAAAGGCGCAGAAGATCGCGGAAATCTGTGCGCGACACGGTGTTTCACTTCCCGAGGCCGCGCTCGCGTTGCCGCGCACGCATCCAGCGGTGGTGTCGGTGGTCGTCGGTGCGCACGACGCCGAACAGGTGTCGCTGAACGTTCGCCGGGCAGCGGCGAATATCCCGGCCGTACTGTGGGACGACCTCGCCGACGCCGGACTGTTGCGGTCGGCCGCCCGCCCCGTCGTGTCCGGAGGAGCCCAGTGATCGATTCGCATCACCACTTGTGGGATCCCGCGCGCCGCGAGTACCCGTGGATGTCCGGCGAAGCGCTGGCACCGATCCGCAAGCCGTACACCGTCGACGACCTGCGCACGGTGACCACCGCGGCGGGCGTCCACGCCACCGTGCTGGTGCAGACCGTCTCGGACGAGGCGGAAACCGAGGAATTCCTCGCCACGGCCGCGTCCGAACCGCTGGTGGCCGGCGTCGTCGGCTGGGTCGACCTCGCCGCCCCGGACGTGGCCGACCGGCTCGCGCGGCTGCGCGAACTGGGCCCGCTGGTCGGCATCCGGCACCAGGTCGAGGACGAACCGGACCCGGATTGGCTGCTGCGTCCGGAAATCCTGCGCGGCCTGACCGCGGTCGGCGCCGCGGGCCTGGTCTACGACCTGCTCGTGGCACCGGCGCAGCTCGCGGCTGCCCGGCAGGTCGCCGAACGCTTGCCGGACCTGCGGCTGGTCCTCGACCACGCCGCGAAACCTGGCATCGCAGCAGGCGAATGGCAGCCGTGGGCGGGCGGCGTGGCGTCGCTGGCCGCGCACGACAACGTGCACTGCAAGCTGTCCGGCTTGGTGACGGAAGCCGACTGGCGCGAATGGCAGGTGGGCCATCTGCGCCGCTACGCAGACCACGTTTTCGAGTCGTTCGGCGCGAACAGGGTCATGTTCGGCTCCGACTGGCCAGTGTGCGAACTGGCGGCAGCATACGAAGTCGTACTGGACGCGGCGGTGTCGCTGACCGGTGTGCTGAGCGACCCGGAACGGCTGGAGGTCTTCGAGCGCACGACGGCACGGGTATATGAGCTGAAAAATACGGCGGGTTAACTCCAGAATGCCGTGCGTGACGGAGCCTGTCGACCTATTTGGCGTTCCGCGGCGGTCTTCCAGCCGTTCGAGTGACGGAACGGCTCAGAAGTCCTGGCCCTGCACCATCTCGCGGAGCTTGGACAGCGCCCGGTGCTGCGTGACGCGGACGTTGCCGGCCGAAATGCCCAGCGTTTCCGCCGTCTCGTTCGCGCTGAGGCCGACGACGATGCGCAGCGCCAGGATCTCTTGCTGGAGCGGGGCGAGGCGGGTGAGCAGTTCCTGCAGGCGGCTGCCGAGGTCGAGGCGCAGCGCGTGCGTTTCCGGCTCGTTGCCGCCGGAAAGCGGATGCTCCGGAAGTTCGGGCACCGGCTCGGACCGGTCGCGCGCGACGGCCCGGTAGGCGTCGGCGACCTTGTTGGCCGCGATCGCGTGCACGAGGTAGAGGAAGGAACCGCCGCGGTCCTGGTAGTCGGGAAGGGCCTTGAGGACAGCCATGCAGACGTCCTGCGCGACGTCGTCGGCGGCGAGGTAGGAAAGGTCGCGGCCCCCCATCCGGGCCCGGCAGTAGCGGGCGACGACGGGCCGGAGCACGTGGAGCAGGTCGGCGATCGCGGCTTGATCGCCCTGGCCCGCGGCGCGTACGAGCGGGTCGAGGTCTTCCTTGGTCAGGCGTCCGCCGGACCGGGGCAGCGTCGCAGGGCTCACGTAGCCCGCTACGCCGGACACCGCGGTTCGGGACGTCTTTGACGGTGCTGTCATGGTCGTCTCCCCGGCAACCCTGCGACCGTCGCTTGTCTTGGGGTCAACACTCTGTGATGTTGCGGTCGCAAGTACTCCGACCGAACGGGGGGAGCACTGCGATCGTTGCGACGCTCCGTAACCTTAAGCGGCCGGAGGCCGACCGTCCACATTTCAACTACGAATACCCCGTTAGCAGCAGTGGTCTTGACACAAACGAGACCAGCCGACGCACAGTACGAATCCCGCCTCGCAGCATGTGCGGATGTCCGATTTCGTTCGTCACGAAGAGTGATAGAAGGGTAGCGCAACAGAGAGTGGTCGCACTGCGGGTAGAACGGGTTCCACTACTGTTGGTGATCTTGTAGGGCGTCCGTTCGCCGAGTCCGGGCGAACACCCACCACCGCAGAACAGCGAACCGGACGACCCCGCCGACGAAACTCGCCGCGAGAAGCGCGGCGGTTTGCTGCCCGGCGGAGGGTGTTTCGACAAGGGCATCGAGCGCTGCGAGAACGACCGATCCGTAGCCCGCGTAGAAGGCGAACGTGACGAGGTCCTGGAGGTGCCGCTTGCCCGCGCGGCCGCTCCGGTCGGCGAAAGTGACGCGCCGGTGGAACTCGGTGTTGCCGACCGTCGTGATCGCGAGCGCGGCGAGGTTCGCCCATTGCGCGCCGATTTCCGGGCGGAAGGCGAGGAAGAGGACGGCCTGCAGGCCGGTGGTGACGACCCCGGCGGCCAAGTACCAGGCAGCATGACCGCCCATCTCGCGACGGCGGGTGCCGCGGTCTTCGCGGTGGTCTGGCCGATTATCGGCGACGCTTTGATGCGCTGGGGGCGTGGTGAGGCTGGCGGCGGGCTGGTCGTGGGCGGGCTCGGCTGGCAGGTCTGTCGCCGCTCGTGACTGACGGCTGGCTTCTGCGGTGGCGGCGGACTTGGGCGGCAGGAGGTTGGTGCCTTTCGCCGGAGGACCGGCTTCGTTCGGATTTGCCGCTGAGTGGCGACGGGCGTTCTCCACACGGAGGTCGGCGTCGGAATCCAGGGGGTCGCGGCGGGGGTCGATCTCGTCGGCCAGTGCGGGCAGGCCGTGGTCGGCGGCCTCGGCGGAGCTGGGGGAGCGGCGGTCCGAAGGCTCGTCGAGCGTGCGCGATTCCGGAAATCGGTCATCGACGAGGGAATCGCTGGTTTTGCGCCGGGGACGGAGCCCGATCCGGCCGCGCGGCTTCCACCTGGTGGTGGTCATACGTCCGACGCTAACTCCGCTTTGCCCGCTGATGCCCTGGCCGGCCGCAGGAAAGCCTGTGATTCCGGTGACAGCCGTTCGGCCCGTTTCACTCGAGAGCGTCTCGGGTAGCTCACCACGAACAATCCGGACTTTCGGGGGAGGTGCCCGTGAGCGATCTCGGTGACGACACTCTCCGCGAGAGTCAAACACCCGATGCGGACGGTTCTCGCGTCCGCGCGTCCGGCTTCGGGGGCGCAGCTTCCGGCGAGGTTCGGGAAAGCCAACGGGCGGGCGACGAGCCCGAAGTCCGGCCGCCGGTGAGCGGCGAGTCCGGCGAGGGCACAGCCAAGGCTGACCTGGCACGCGATGCCGGGCCGGGGCCGCTGGACTCGGCTGGCGCTGACTGGCCCCCGGTGCCCGGACAGGGCGAACGGGTCGATCACGGCGGCTGCACGGTCGCCGACGCGATCCGGACGGCCATGGCCCGAAGATCCTGATCTCAAACGTATTTGTGACAGGTTCCACCGCCGCGGCAAACGGGCGCGCGCTCACACTGCGCGACCGTGGTGCCGCCTTTAGCGTGACAAACCACCCTGCAACCGACCGCGCGCATCCGACTGCGACGAAGGGAAGGCCGAAAGATGCTGACCGTTACCGAAG
The nucleotide sequence above comes from Amycolatopsis sp. AA4. Encoded proteins:
- a CDS encoding GtrA family protein — translated: MGGHAAWYLAAGVVTTGLQAVLFLAFRPEIGAQWANLAALAITTVGNTEFHRRVTFADRSGRAGKRHLQDLVTFAFYAGYGSVVLAALDALVETPSAGQQTAALLAASFVGGVVRFAVLRWWVFARTRRTDALQDHQQ
- the shbA gene encoding RNA polymerase sigma factor ShbA — encoded protein: MTAPSKTSRTAVSGVAGYVSPATLPRSGGRLTKEDLDPLVRAAGQGDQAAIADLLHVLRPVVARYCRARMGGRDLSYLAADDVAQDVCMAVLKALPDYQDRGGSFLYLVHAIAANKVADAYRAVARDRSEPVPELPEHPLSGGNEPETHALRLDLGSRLQELLTRLAPLQQEILALRIVVGLSANETAETLGISAGNVRVTQHRALSKLREMVQGQDF